The following coding sequences lie in one Apium graveolens cultivar Ventura chromosome 3, ASM990537v1, whole genome shotgun sequence genomic window:
- the LOC141711536 gene encoding uncharacterized protein LOC141711536, translating to MSITAYFTKMRSLTDELNALAPIPKYVCTQNSCTCGVTAKLEAYEQINSLSQFLIGLNDVFTGIRGQMLTMKPLPTLSQAYSLLLQEESQRASPIVSTVDSVAMNVKYAGKSKQFGQFSVKKSSESVAEHCDYYHNPGHNQEKCFFLHGYPDWHRLYGKPKPKLRPKKASQVTSQVTSQSAVTDGTDISGAESHNSPFPDAQCEQIAKMIQHSMKTFGNTWNNSPAHLSGSFSEADGRDW from the exons ATGTCTATCACTGCTTACTTCACCAAAATGAGATCATTAACAGATGAGTTGAATGCTTTAGCTCCTATTCCTAAATATGTTTGCACTCAAAATTCATGTACTTGTGGTGTTACTGCCAAACTTGAGGCATATGAACAAATCAATAGTCTCAGTCAGTTCTTAATAGGACTCAATGATGTTTTCACTGGTATCCGTGGTCAAATGCTAACGATGAAACCATTGCCCACTCTGAGTCAAGCTTATTCCTTGTTACTGCAAGAAGAAAGCCAGCGTGCTTCTCCTATTGTCTCAACTGTCGATTCAGTGGCAATGAATGTGAAATATGCTGGAAAATCAAAGCAATTTGGCCAGTTCTCTGTCAAAAAGTCCTCAGAATCTGTTGCTGAACATTGTGATTACTATCACAATCCAGGGCATAATCAAGAAAAATGCTTCTTTCTACATGGATATCCAGATTGGCACCGCTTGTATGGTAAGCCAAAACCAAAGTTGAGGCCAAAGAAAGCTTCTCAGGTGACATCTCAGGTGACATCTCAAAGTGCAGTCACTGATGGTACAGATATTTCTGGTGCTGAATCTCACAATAGCCCTTTCCCAGATGCTCAGTGTGAGCAGATTGCAAAAATGATTCAGCACAGCATGAAAACCTTTGGTAACACTTGGAATAATTCTCCAGCTCATCTGTCAG GATCTTTCTCAGAAGCAGACGGTAGAGATTGGT